In Candidatus Methylomirabilota bacterium, a single window of DNA contains:
- a CDS encoding MOSC domain-containing protein, with translation MSDGARIVRINVSPGGVPKRAVASARVTTMGVQGDAQRNRTHHGGPERALCLFSQDRIRALQSEGHPIQPGSIGENLTIEGIDWSQVTPGVYLRLGDEVVAEVTRYTSPCFNIRASFHDRDESRVSQKRHPGDSRVYARVLREGSITTGDPVRLLTRAEADALAAPA, from the coding sequence ATGAGCGACGGAGCCCGGATCGTCCGGATCAACGTGTCGCCCGGCGGGGTGCCGAAACGAGCGGTGGCCTCGGCGCGCGTGACCACGATGGGCGTGCAGGGCGATGCCCAGAGGAACCGCACTCACCATGGCGGCCCTGAGCGGGCGCTCTGCCTCTTCTCGCAGGACCGCATCCGAGCCCTCCAGTCCGAGGGTCACCCGATCCAGCCGGGCAGCATCGGCGAGAACCTCACGATCGAAGGCATCGACTGGAGCCAGGTCACGCCGGGCGTCTACCTGCGCCTCGGTGACGAGGTGGTCGCCGAGGTCACGCGCTATACCTCGCCTTGCTTCAACATCCGGGCCTCGTTCCATGATCGCGACGAGTCTCGCGTGTCCCAGAAGCGCCATCCGGGCGACAGCCGCGTGTACGCGCGGGTGCTGCGCGAGGGCTCGATCACCACGGGAGATCCCGTGCGGCTCCTCACCAGAGCCGAGGCGGACGCGCTGGCCGCACCCGCATGA